In one Lycium barbarum isolate Lr01 chromosome 7, ASM1917538v2, whole genome shotgun sequence genomic region, the following are encoded:
- the LOC132601250 gene encoding uncharacterized protein LOC132601250, with product MVGKRAVPQSNDAKKTKSLNALQGIAPFNMSQQQSKATIVGDSTGQNSGANQQLGSPKGSPNTNSEKKSWADLIDAAPGEVQNLEIKSESWSKIVGAVPIREGFDLEGDEASTTNVKITLEDIKDEVDYWSTAVICYVLGSNPPQSVMEGYFRRIWKPLGVNKIAQVNRGVFLVRFHNEEDKTTTVEGGVVMFDRKPIVVKPWRPDIEITKETVDKVPIWIRLVGLDIKYWGKSALTKIAGMIGRPLKADRATTHKERLTFARVLVEMPINKEYPTEVRFENEVGRIVEQRVEYEWKPTMCTRCKNFGHGVNECRRQQRDKEWLEKLEKGKKQAEQEEYVVDGNQMVQEVNKKNGKEQRRTPTNAGTKVQNQENIHANLFEVLQNKEDDEVQQRPEFVIQQPSASPGNSKGGGTPHPKWIK from the coding sequence ATGGTAGGGAAGAGAGCTGTTCCACAATCAAATGATGCCAAAAAAACAAAGAGTTTGAATGCTTTGCAAGGTATTGCGCCCTTCAATATGAGCCAACAACAGAGCAAGGCAACAATAGTGGGGGACTCGACTGGACAAAATAGTGGGGCGAATCAGCAATTGGGATCACCGAAAGGATCCCCTAACACAAATTCGGAGAAAAAATCATGGGCAGATCTGATAGATGCAGCACCTGGTGAGGTCCAAAACCTAGAAATTAAATCTGAATCGTGGAGTAAAATTGTGGGAGCTGTGCCAATACGAGAGGGATTTGACCTAGAGGGAGATGAAGCTAGTACCACAAACGTAAAAATAACACTGGAAGATATTAAAGATGAAGTAGATTACTGGAGCACAGCAGTTATATGCTATGTGTTAGGCTCGAATCCCCCTCAATCTGTTATGGAAGGGTACTTTAGAAGAATTTGGAAACCATTAGGGGTCAATAAAATAGCACAAGTGAATCGAGGTGTGTTCTTGGTTAGGTTTCATAATGAGGAAGATAAGACCACAACTGTTGAGGGTGGAGTTGTAATGTTTGACAGAAAACCCATTGTTGTGAAACCTTGGAGACCGGACATTGAAATAACTAAGGAGACGGTTGACAAAGTACCTATATGGATCAGATTAGTTGGGTTAGATATAAAGTACTGGGGAAAATCAGCTCTCACTAAAATAGCTGGTATGATAGGCAGACCACTCAAAGCTGATAGAGCCACCACACATAAAGAGAGACTGACCTTTGCAAGGGTCTTGGTTGAGATGCCAATCAACAAAGAGTACCCGACAGAAGTTCGGTTTGAAAATGAGGTGGGAAGAATTGTGGAACAGAGAGTAGAGTACGAATGGAAACCAACTATGTGTACACGATGCAAGAACTTTGGACATGGAGTTAATGAATGTAGAAGGCAACAAAGGGATAAAGAATGGCTGGAGAAACTGGAGAAGGGTAAAAAACAGGCAGAACAAGAGGAGTACGTGGTGGACGGGAATCAAATGgtacaagaagtgaataagaagaACGGGAAGGAGCAGAGAAGGACCCCAACAAATGCAGGTACAAAGGTGCAAAATCAAGAGAATATACATGCAAATTTATTTGAGGTATTACAAAATAAGGAGGACGATGAAGTGCAGCAACGTCCAGAATTTGTCATACAACAGCCAAGTGCAAGCCCTGGGAACAGTAAGGGTGGGGGTACCCCCCATCCCAAATGGATAAAATAG